A single window of Thermus neutrinimicus DNA harbors:
- a CDS encoding M23 family metallopeptidase, whose amino-acid sequence MPENVPRSGFYYWPINPRKARPDVRYLDPDYYLGVKRPDGSWLVPPGYWHTGVDLNGPGGGDTDCGQPVHAMTDGRVVIAGRFSVWGGVVVLWHPSAGVWTRYGHLRDILVRPGDVVTAGQQTGTIGKMTTGGYCHLHFDVFVRVPPASEGGWLFFPRGGEEARQKVLTYCTDPEAFLAKQAQAGRLREPPAWRTA is encoded by the coding sequence ATGCCTGAGAACGTCCCCCGCTCTGGCTTCTACTACTGGCCCATCAACCCCAGGAAGGCCAGGCCAGATGTGCGTTACTTGGACCCCGACTACTACCTGGGCGTGAAGAGGCCGGATGGGAGTTGGCTGGTCCCCCCGGGCTACTGGCACACGGGGGTGGACCTGAACGGGCCCGGCGGCGGGGATACGGACTGCGGCCAGCCCGTGCACGCCATGACGGACGGGCGGGTGGTGATCGCCGGCCGCTTCTCCGTGTGGGGCGGCGTGGTGGTCCTGTGGCATCCCAGCGCCGGGGTGTGGACCCGCTACGGCCACCTGCGGGACATCCTGGTGCGCCCCGGGGACGTGGTGACGGCGGGCCAGCAGACCGGCACCATCGGCAAGATGACCACGGGGGGCTACTGCCACCTGCACTTTGACGTTTTCGTCAGGGTGCCCCCGGCCTCTGAAGGCGGGTGGCTCTTCTTCCCCAGGGGAGGGGAGGAGGCCAGGCAGAAGGTCCTTACCTACTGCACCGACCCCGAGGCCTTTTTGGCCAAGCAGGCACAAGCTGGCAGGTTGCGGGAGCCCCCTGCCTGGAGGACGGCATGA
- a CDS encoding AAA family ATPase, whose translation MGGRQTFRILIVGKSGSGKSTLARQIVRAMEGRFRRLVIVNRKTEFGDLAEARFRVGEDGDPWAVLKLYRRVHFHVTGYDPRPFLDALGQAIMRLQDTLLLLDEAHHFFPRGQVPKGLFEVLTGGREHGHSAIFVTQMLQAATGGIDPGVRRQASHLVAFRLTEPREVQALADMFPELGERVRLLKRPDDGLPPEYGVKDLDRDRAGLVLRDPRAPQRRVFVPLDG comes from the coding sequence ATGGGCGGCAGGCAGACCTTCCGCATCCTCATCGTGGGCAAGTCCGGGTCAGGGAAGTCCACCCTGGCCCGGCAGATCGTGCGCGCTATGGAGGGCCGCTTCCGCCGCCTTGTCATCGTCAACCGCAAGACGGAGTTCGGTGATTTGGCAGAGGCCCGTTTCCGCGTGGGGGAGGACGGGGACCCCTGGGCTGTTTTGAAGCTCTACCGCAGGGTCCACTTCCACGTCACCGGCTACGACCCCCGCCCCTTTTTGGATGCCCTGGGCCAGGCCATCATGCGCCTCCAGGACACCCTTCTGCTGCTTGATGAGGCCCACCACTTTTTTCCCCGGGGGCAGGTGCCCAAGGGCCTCTTTGAGGTCCTGACCGGGGGAAGGGAGCACGGGCATTCGGCCATCTTCGTCACCCAGATGCTCCAGGCCGCCACCGGGGGCATAGACCCCGGAGTGCGCCGTCAGGCCTCCCACCTGGTGGCCTTCCGCCTCACGGAACCCCGGGAAGTCCAGGCCTTGGCGGACATGTTCCCCGAGCTGGGGGAGCGGGTCAGGCTCCTCAAGCGCCCCGATGACGGCCTGCCCCCGGAGTACGGGGTGAAGGACCTGGACCGGGACCGGGCGGGCCTGGTCCTCCGGGACCCGAGGGCCCCACAAAGGCGGGTTTTCGTGCCCCTGGACGGCTAA